From Diospyros lotus cultivar Yz01 chromosome 4, ASM1463336v1, whole genome shotgun sequence, a single genomic window includes:
- the LOC127799871 gene encoding agamous-like MADS-box protein AGL103, producing the protein MGRAKLQMELISDKKNCYRTFIKRNKGLTKKAYELKTLCSVDVCLIVYGPKLNERPSDQEEIWPRNRDEIQALIESYRKQSAEDRRRRTNDLSNFFEDRNKKAEETLMKLRKKNDEAKYPTWNDRYNDFSKEELRQFGAIVEKKLQEVKARVAAFANNQDNLLQDHHFYDMTMIHHHPLYDLQAAPGKGMSLHQLQANSYDSMVNPVMMVPLNENNNHYMSGGGGGGSSSSTHLHHDHELLLGGASSSSNFPVCYDPATAIGYYSFSIPAGAMVPYVQLPMIPGAPNSHQVHAPHHEIDDYYEVDEFHMKHQN; encoded by the coding sequence ATGGGCAGAGCAAAACTACAAATGGAACTAATAAGCGACAAGAAGAACTGTTACAGAACGTTTATAAAGAGAAACAAGGGCTTAACAAAGAAGGCTTACGAGTTAAAAACCCTATGCAGCGTTGATGTTTGCTTGATCGTTTATGGCCCCAAACTGAATGAGCGTCCATCTGATCAGGAAGAAATATGGCCCCGAAATCGCGACGAAATCCAGGCTTTGATCGAATCTTACAGGAAGCAATCTGCCGAAGATCGGAGGAGAAGGACGAATGATTTGTCCAACTTCTTCGAGGATCGGAACAAGAAGGCCGAAGAGACCTTAATGAAGCTGCGAAAGAAGAACGATGAGGCCAAGTACCCGACTTGGAATGATCGATACAATGATTTCTCGAAAGAAGAACTGAGACAATTTGGTGCCATTGTGGAGAAGAAGCTGCAAGAAGTGAAAGCCAGAGTCGCAGCGTTTGCTAATAATCAAGACAACTTATTGCAAGATCATCATTTTTACGACATGACGATGATTCATCATCATCCGCTGTACGATCTGCAAGCAGCACCTGGCAAGGGAATGTCGCTTCATCAGCTTCAAGCAAATAGTTATGATTCCATGGTGAATCCGGTAATGATGGTGCCGCTGAACGAGAACAATAATCACTACATgagtggtggtggtgggggtgGGAGTAGTAGCAGTACTCATCTTCATCATGATCATGAGCTGCTGCTTGGCGGAGCATCTAGCAGTAGTAACTTTCCGGTTTGTTATGATCCGGCGACAGCTATTGGCTACTACAGCTTCAGCATTCCGGCCGGGGCGATGGTGCCGTATGTGCAACTTCCGATGATCCCCGGAGCTCCTAATTCTCATCAGGTGCATGCTCCTCATCATGAAATAGACGACTACTACGAAGTCGATGAATTTCATATGAAGCATCAAAACTGA